The proteins below are encoded in one region of Marinobacter sp. F4206:
- a CDS encoding inorganic phosphate transporter: protein MELEQINAIERATRYGRAEVFRIGVAVVFLAGIMLYVRSIGADAPNMVILVAAAMIGGYMAMNIGANDVANNVGPAVGSKALTLAGAIAIAAIFEASGALIAGGDVVSTIKKGIIDPALIGDSDTFIWLMIAALLAAALWLNTATYVGAPVSTTHSIVGGVMGAGIAAGGVDIVDWAQFGQIAASWVISPVLGGGIAALTLYLLKRRITYKRDIAQAARHNVPLFVAIMAWAFATYLMIKGLGKVVDVGILPAVGFGAIVGVIVWRLTKWLVARPSAEVENSKAGVDSLFTFPLIFSAALLSFAHGANDVANAVGPLAAINEAVLQGGVATKAAIPSWVLLVGALGIALGLALFGPKLIRTVGSEITELDRMRAFCVAMAAAITVIIASQLGLPVSSTHIAIGGVFGVGFLREHLKTTYRQKIHEIEAHHAGEDREKVERVLKEFDEASFEEKGEILKNLKGKNGRPAPISKSDRKGLKRLYRQELVKRSAVFKIVAAWLITVPLSGLLAAMLFFTIRGMLLP from the coding sequence ATGGAACTGGAGCAGATCAATGCCATAGAAAGAGCGACGCGTTACGGTCGGGCCGAGGTATTTCGGATCGGCGTGGCGGTGGTCTTTCTTGCCGGGATTATGTTGTATGTCCGCTCGATCGGGGCGGATGCTCCGAACATGGTCATTCTGGTGGCGGCGGCCATGATCGGTGGGTACATGGCGATGAACATCGGCGCCAACGATGTCGCCAATAACGTGGGGCCTGCCGTCGGATCCAAGGCCTTGACCCTGGCCGGGGCAATCGCGATAGCGGCGATCTTTGAGGCCAGTGGCGCGTTGATCGCGGGTGGCGATGTCGTCAGCACCATCAAAAAGGGGATCATCGATCCGGCGCTGATCGGAGATTCCGATACGTTTATCTGGCTCATGATAGCCGCGCTGCTTGCCGCGGCGCTCTGGTTGAACACGGCCACCTACGTTGGAGCCCCCGTCTCCACGACCCACTCAATCGTCGGCGGTGTCATGGGCGCAGGCATAGCGGCGGGCGGTGTGGACATCGTGGACTGGGCCCAGTTTGGCCAAATCGCCGCCAGCTGGGTTATCTCGCCGGTACTGGGTGGGGGCATCGCAGCACTTACCCTGTATCTGCTAAAGCGCCGAATCACTTACAAACGGGACATTGCTCAGGCCGCCAGACACAACGTGCCGCTCTTCGTCGCCATCATGGCGTGGGCCTTTGCCACGTATTTGATGATAAAGGGGCTCGGTAAGGTCGTCGACGTCGGGATACTACCTGCCGTTGGATTCGGCGCGATCGTCGGTGTCATCGTATGGCGACTTACAAAATGGCTGGTTGCCCGACCTTCGGCCGAGGTGGAAAACAGTAAAGCGGGCGTCGACAGCCTGTTTACCTTCCCGCTGATTTTTTCGGCTGCGCTTCTAAGCTTCGCGCACGGAGCCAATGACGTCGCGAACGCGGTGGGCCCGCTGGCCGCAATCAATGAAGCCGTCCTTCAGGGGGGCGTCGCGACGAAGGCGGCGATTCCCAGCTGGGTGTTGTTGGTGGGAGCACTCGGGATTGCCCTCGGCCTGGCACTGTTCGGCCCCAAGCTCATACGCACCGTCGGCTCGGAGATTACGGAACTCGACCGAATGCGTGCCTTCTGCGTTGCCATGGCGGCGGCGATAACGGTCATCATCGCGAGCCAGCTGGGCCTTCCTGTGAGCTCGACCCATATTGCCATCGGGGGGGTGTTCGGAGTCGGCTTTCTGCGCGAGCATCTCAAAACCACCTATCGACAGAAGATTCATGAGATCGAGGCACACCATGCCGGGGAGGACCGGGAGAAAGTCGAGCGTGTGCTGAAGGAATTCGACGAGGCATCGTTTGAGGAAAAAGGAGAAATCCTCAAGAACCTGAAAGGGAAAAATGGTCGTCCGGCGCCGATCTCGAAAAGTGACCGCAAGGGCCTGAAAAGGTTGTACCGGCAAGAGCTCGTCAAGCGATCGGCGGTGTTCAAGATCGTGGCTGCCTGGTTGATTACGGTACCGTTATCGGGGCTGCTGGCGGCCATGCTGTTCTTTACCATTAGAGGGATGCTTCTGCCCTGA
- a CDS encoding ABC transporter substrate-binding protein, whose protein sequence is MRIVAKALIGTFAALAVSLAWSDSQAEESLTVTIAAPAYWCPYACDAAGSRSGFSVDIARAALESEGYEVVYKNLPYDRALREAENGRIDAIVPAFRGEAPDFIFPADAVSLTEYCFYVPEDDPHRYTGQDSLENLRFVATSGYSYGEEMDAYIATHQGERVTLIGGGDVSNRLRELVKRERFDALLDDRLLFESSQNRVGLVNAGCLEERHAGYLALSPQEPDRSNAIARAFERGFKTIRENGQLGEILEMYGLGIEFVPGLSALDRGARDCVAIDYSVLG, encoded by the coding sequence TTGAGAATTGTCGCGAAAGCTCTGATAGGGACGTTTGCAGCTCTGGCCGTTTCGCTTGCCTGGTCTGATAGCCAGGCCGAGGAATCGCTCACGGTGACGATTGCCGCACCGGCCTATTGGTGTCCGTATGCCTGTGATGCGGCTGGATCCCGCTCGGGGTTCAGCGTCGATATCGCCCGTGCTGCGCTGGAGTCCGAGGGATATGAGGTCGTGTATAAGAACCTGCCCTACGACCGGGCTCTTCGGGAGGCAGAGAACGGTCGTATTGACGCCATCGTCCCTGCGTTCAGGGGCGAGGCCCCCGATTTTATCTTTCCCGCCGATGCGGTGTCGCTCACCGAATACTGTTTCTACGTCCCGGAAGATGACCCCCACCGCTACACCGGCCAGGATTCACTCGAGAATCTGCGTTTCGTGGCTACTTCAGGCTACAGTTACGGTGAAGAAATGGATGCTTATATTGCCACCCATCAGGGTGAGCGCGTCACTCTGATCGGGGGCGGTGACGTGTCCAATCGCCTCCGGGAGCTTGTAAAACGGGAGCGCTTCGACGCACTTCTCGATGACCGGCTTCTGTTCGAATCCAGTCAGAACCGGGTGGGTCTGGTGAATGCCGGCTGTCTCGAGGAGCGCCATGCGGGTTACCTGGCACTTTCCCCGCAGGAGCCGGACCGATCAAACGCCATTGCCCGGGCTTTTGAGCGCGGCTTTAAGACTATTCGAGAGAATGGGCAGCTCGGCGAGATTCTGGAAATGTATGGGTTAGGCATCGAATTCGTGCCCGGCCTGAGCGCTCTGGACCGTGGGGCTAGAGATTGTGTGGCTATAGACTACAGTGTATTGGGATGA
- a CDS encoding ferric reductase-like transmembrane domain-containing protein codes for MKQVKRMKPLFLVVVYIAVVTLPLILSVWLGGPPRQFHQELASGLGMLAFSMILMEFILSGRFKAISKGIGMDVTMRFHQIMARTALVFALLHPFLYQGTPSGGPRPWDPTRALTITTDFSALSTGIVAYLLLAGLVVMAIGRTQLGYKYETWRLLHGLGALLIAVLLLHHTVYAGRYGSQPVMTWVWLALTGVAVGSLLSVYLVVPIWQKARPWRVSSVVQLTPKQWEVTVEPDGHRGLDYKAGQFVWLNVGHSTFSMNENPFSICSAPAAGPELSFMIKELGDFTRTVGQIEAGTMAYVDGPYGNLSVDARTEPGVALIAGGVGLAPLLGILRQMRLTGDSRKVKVIYGNRKIDQIAYREELDAEDTVYVLSEPPETWHGETGFIDAALMDRVFSEQEFSEWGFVMCGPAIMMDIVEEHLIGRGTPSHRILSERFNYD; via the coding sequence ATGAAACAGGTTAAACGGATGAAGCCGCTCTTTTTGGTCGTTGTCTACATTGCCGTTGTCACATTGCCACTGATTCTGTCCGTGTGGCTCGGAGGGCCGCCGCGCCAATTCCATCAGGAACTGGCATCCGGCCTCGGCATGCTCGCCTTCTCAATGATCCTCATGGAATTCATCCTGTCCGGCCGGTTCAAGGCCATTTCAAAGGGCATCGGCATGGACGTGACCATGCGCTTTCACCAGATCATGGCGCGCACGGCATTGGTCTTCGCGCTGCTGCACCCGTTCCTTTACCAGGGGACACCGTCCGGCGGTCCGCGCCCCTGGGACCCCACGCGCGCACTGACGATCACGACCGATTTTTCCGCTCTGTCGACCGGCATTGTCGCCTATCTGCTGCTTGCCGGGCTTGTTGTCATGGCCATCGGGCGGACCCAACTGGGCTACAAATACGAGACATGGCGCCTGTTACACGGGCTCGGCGCGCTTTTGATCGCGGTTCTGCTGTTGCATCACACCGTGTATGCGGGGCGCTATGGATCGCAGCCTGTGATGACCTGGGTGTGGTTGGCACTGACGGGCGTAGCGGTTGGGTCACTGCTGTCTGTTTACCTGGTGGTTCCCATTTGGCAAAAGGCTCGCCCCTGGCGTGTGAGCTCCGTGGTCCAGTTGACGCCAAAACAGTGGGAGGTGACCGTGGAACCTGACGGTCATCGGGGCCTTGATTACAAAGCCGGGCAATTTGTCTGGCTGAACGTGGGGCACAGCACTTTCTCGATGAATGAAAACCCGTTTTCCATCTGCTCAGCGCCGGCGGCCGGACCGGAACTATCCTTCATGATCAAGGAGCTTGGCGACTTCACACGAACCGTTGGCCAGATAGAAGCTGGAACAATGGCCTACGTTGACGGCCCTTATGGCAACCTTTCTGTTGATGCTCGCACTGAGCCTGGGGTCGCTCTCATCGCCGGTGGCGTAGGGCTTGCTCCGCTGTTGGGCATACTCCGGCAAATGCGCCTGACCGGCGATTCGCGCAAGGTGAAGGTGATCTATGGAAATCGCAAGATCGATCAGATTGCCTATCGTGAGGAGTTGGACGCGGAGGACACAGTCTATGTGCTGTCAGAACCGCCAGAAACCTGGCATGGGGAGACAGGCTTCATAGATGCAGCGCTGATGGATCGCGTTTTTTCAGAGCAAGAGTTCAGCGAATGGGGCTTCGTGATGTGCGGGCCGGCGATCATGATGGATATCGTTGAAGAGCATCTGATTGGGCGGGGCACGCCCTCCCACCGAATTCTGTCGGAGCGGTTCAACTATGACTGA
- a CDS encoding AtaL-like protein yields MTFEHIVQINDLTKPELPILTRFQLWEGLVLRARRPDKFLVGVDEFEILEQKPAYMKRCLQLPGLAVCDEVTFWSEARIEYRTLPTDTDPAATLVMDIEEPEPGSLFVRFRYRSASIESGRDAMPYDQYLHEAYVATDIETIEIIRELAATGVF; encoded by the coding sequence ATGACGTTTGAGCATATTGTTCAGATAAACGACCTGACGAAGCCAGAGCTACCGATTCTGACTCGATTCCAGTTGTGGGAGGGCTTGGTGCTCAGAGCCCGGCGGCCAGACAAGTTTCTGGTGGGCGTTGATGAATTCGAGATTCTTGAACAGAAACCGGCCTATATGAAACGGTGCCTGCAGCTGCCGGGACTGGCGGTATGTGACGAAGTCACGTTTTGGTCGGAGGCGAGAATAGAGTACCGAACCCTGCCAACAGATACGGATCCGGCGGCAACGCTTGTCATGGATATCGAAGAGCCGGAACCGGGATCGCTTTTTGTCCGTTTCCGATACCGCTCAGCAAGCATCGAGAGCGGACGAGATGCGATGCCTTACGACCAGTACCTCCACGAGGCCTATGTGGCCACAGATATTGAAACGATTGAGATTATCCGGGAGCTGGCGGCGACAGGGGTGTTCTGA
- a CDS encoding peptidylprolyl isomerase, protein MPIEKNQVVLFHYSVRDDQGNVIEDSHGGEPNAYLHGHGGVIRGLEEALDGRDAGDTFSVTVTPDKAYGPRKDDALQRVPIKHLVGAKRWKKGMIAQVQTEQGPRHVVVVKVGHKFADVDTNHPMAGKTLTFDLEILDVRAADPEEIAHGHVHGPGGHHH, encoded by the coding sequence ATGCCAATCGAAAAGAATCAAGTGGTCTTGTTTCACTACAGCGTTCGTGATGACCAGGGCAACGTTATTGAAGACTCCCACGGCGGCGAGCCGAACGCCTACCTGCATGGCCACGGTGGCGTTATCCGGGGACTGGAAGAAGCCCTGGACGGTCGCGACGCCGGCGATACCTTCAGCGTTACCGTCACGCCGGACAAAGCCTACGGTCCGCGCAAGGATGATGCCCTGCAACGTGTGCCAATCAAGCATCTGGTCGGTGCCAAGCGCTGGAAAAAGGGAATGATCGCGCAGGTGCAAACCGAGCAGGGTCCGCGCCATGTGGTTGTCGTTAAGGTCGGGCACAAGTTTGCCGATGTCGATACTAACCATCCGATGGCCGGTAAGACCCTGACCTTCGATCTCGAAATCCTTGACGTTCGCGCCGCCGATCCGGAAGAAATCGCGCATGGCCACGTGCATGGGCCGGGTGGCCATCACCACTGA
- a CDS encoding DEAD/DEAH box helicase, protein MNAPFKLRPYQQEAVDATLRHFRQSDESAVIVLPTGAGKSLVIAELARLAKRKILVLTHVKELVEQNHAKYQSYGLEGGIFSAGLKRKENRHQVTFASVQSVSANLDQFRAEYSLVIIDECHRVSGEETSQYQRIIELLRQQNDALKVLGLTATPYRLAMGWIYRYHYRGFVRGSGDERDKPFQHCIYELPLSYMINRGYLTKPELVNAAVAQYDFSALAQDRFGEYAEKDVNQLLSKHKRVTRAIIEQVMELAAERQGVMIFAATVEHAREITGYLPERQTALVTGATDRKDRDRLIQHFKQRQLKYLVNVSVLTTGFDAPHVDVIAILRPTQSVSLYQQIVGRGLRLDDGKQNCLVIDYAGNHVNLHHPEVGEPKPNPDSEPVQVFCPGCGFANIFWGKTDSDGRVVEHYGRRCQGLLEPADGVQNERPQQCDYRFRFKECPHCGVENDIAARNCHRCQKAIIDPDDQLRDALKLKDAMVIRCAGMTLSTPTGKNDSTLRITYHGEDGEELSESFDFGKPAQRTVFNKLFGRRFANSQAPKAFSRADEVLEMQALLAAPDFVIARKQKHYWQVQERIFDYQGHYRKANEA, encoded by the coding sequence ATGAATGCTCCTTTCAAGCTGCGGCCTTACCAGCAGGAAGCGGTCGATGCCACGCTGAGGCACTTCCGCCAATCCGATGAGTCTGCCGTCATCGTGTTGCCCACCGGTGCGGGTAAGAGTCTGGTCATTGCCGAGCTGGCCCGCCTCGCCAAACGCAAGATTCTGGTGCTGACCCACGTAAAAGAGCTGGTGGAGCAGAATCACGCCAAGTACCAGAGTTATGGGCTGGAAGGCGGCATCTTCTCTGCGGGGCTGAAACGAAAGGAAAACCGGCATCAGGTGACTTTTGCCAGTGTGCAGTCGGTATCGGCGAACCTGGATCAGTTCCGGGCTGAGTACTCACTGGTCATCATCGATGAGTGTCATCGGGTCAGTGGTGAGGAAACCAGCCAGTACCAACGAATCATTGAGCTGCTACGGCAGCAGAATGACGCCCTCAAGGTACTCGGGCTGACCGCCACACCCTATCGCCTGGCCATGGGGTGGATCTATCGCTATCACTACCGGGGCTTTGTTCGCGGCTCGGGTGACGAGCGGGACAAGCCTTTCCAGCATTGCATCTACGAACTGCCGTTGAGCTACATGATCAACCGGGGGTACCTCACCAAGCCCGAGTTGGTGAACGCGGCGGTGGCGCAATACGATTTCTCCGCACTGGCTCAGGACCGCTTTGGCGAATACGCCGAGAAGGACGTCAACCAGCTGCTGAGCAAACACAAGCGGGTGACTCGCGCCATCATCGAGCAGGTGATGGAACTGGCCGCTGAGCGCCAGGGGGTGATGATCTTTGCGGCCACGGTGGAGCATGCCCGGGAGATCACCGGCTATCTGCCGGAACGCCAGACCGCCCTGGTGACCGGCGCGACCGATCGGAAGGATCGGGACCGGCTGATCCAGCACTTCAAACAGCGGCAGTTGAAGTATCTGGTGAATGTGTCCGTGCTCACCACGGGCTTTGATGCGCCCCATGTGGACGTTATCGCCATTCTTCGGCCGACCCAGTCGGTCAGCCTGTACCAGCAGATTGTGGGCCGCGGGCTTCGCCTGGACGACGGCAAGCAGAATTGTCTGGTGATTGATTACGCGGGCAACCACGTGAACCTGCATCACCCGGAAGTGGGGGAGCCGAAACCGAACCCCGACAGTGAGCCGGTGCAGGTGTTCTGCCCGGGTTGTGGCTTCGCCAATATCTTCTGGGGCAAAACCGACAGTGACGGTCGCGTGGTTGAACATTACGGACGCCGGTGTCAGGGGCTGCTGGAACCTGCGGATGGGGTTCAGAATGAGCGCCCGCAACAGTGCGACTACCGTTTCCGATTCAAGGAGTGTCCGCACTGCGGCGTCGAGAACGATATCGCGGCCCGCAACTGCCACCGGTGCCAGAAAGCGATCATCGATCCGGATGATCAGCTGCGGGACGCCCTGAAACTCAAGGATGCCATGGTGATCCGTTGCGCCGGGATGACGTTGAGCACGCCGACCGGCAAAAACGACAGCACACTGAGAATTACCTATCACGGTGAAGATGGGGAGGAGCTCAGCGAGTCGTTTGATTTCGGCAAGCCGGCGCAGCGAACCGTCTTCAACAAGCTGTTCGGGCGTCGGTTCGCGAACAGCCAGGCCCCGAAAGCGTTCAGCAGGGCGGATGAGGTGCTTGAGATGCAAGCCTTGCTGGCGGCACCGGATTTTGTGATTGCCCGCAAGCAGAAGCACTATTGGCAGGTGCAGGAACGGATCTTTGATTATCAGGGTCACTATCGGAAGGCGAATGAGGCGTGA
- a CDS encoding ion transporter: protein MATIKPGGLGIKTRLFQVIFESDTRLAKGFDVFLVLLIFLSVGIILLDSVPEYHARYGELFYVVEWGVTLLFTLELALRIYCLEKPKLYLKSFYGVIDVLAVLPTWLALLFPGAQTLVVVRLLRTLRLFRVLEMMTVVGEGRLLMGALIRSRHQILLFLFAVLMLVTIFSSLLYLIEPAEAGFTSIPKSIYWGVVTLTTVGYGDITPVTAWGQFISMMIMLTGYSIIALPVGVFSAEVIRTLRAERYSDEACPGCGKHRHEIDAKYCKHCGTWLDEEKPDPRSFG from the coding sequence ATGGCGACGATAAAACCTGGTGGCCTGGGGATTAAAACACGCCTGTTTCAGGTCATTTTCGAATCCGATACCCGCCTGGCCAAGGGCTTTGATGTTTTCCTGGTGCTGCTGATATTCCTCAGCGTCGGGATAATTCTCCTGGACAGTGTTCCGGAATATCACGCCCGTTACGGTGAGCTTTTTTATGTTGTGGAATGGGGCGTAACGCTGCTGTTCACCCTTGAGTTGGCGCTACGCATCTATTGCCTGGAAAAACCGAAGCTTTACCTGAAAAGCTTCTATGGTGTTATCGACGTTCTGGCCGTCTTGCCTACCTGGCTGGCGCTATTGTTCCCGGGTGCGCAGACTCTCGTCGTCGTGCGTTTACTACGGACCCTGCGTCTGTTTCGGGTTCTGGAAATGATGACGGTCGTAGGCGAGGGCCGGCTGTTGATGGGCGCCCTGATTCGCAGCCGGCACCAGATCCTGCTTTTCCTGTTTGCCGTACTGATGCTCGTGACCATCTTCTCTTCGCTGCTCTATCTCATTGAGCCGGCCGAGGCGGGCTTCACCAGTATTCCCAAATCCATCTACTGGGGAGTCGTGACACTGACAACCGTGGGCTACGGCGATATAACGCCGGTGACGGCCTGGGGCCAGTTTATTTCCATGATGATCATGCTGACGGGCTACTCGATCATTGCGCTTCCCGTCGGGGTTTTTTCCGCGGAAGTGATTCGCACCCTGCGTGCGGAACGCTACTCCGATGAAGCCTGCCCGGGATGCGGTAAACATCGACATGAAATCGACGCCAAATATTGTAAACACTGCGGCACCTGGCTTGATGAAGAGAAGCCCGACCCGCGCAGCTTCGGATGA
- a CDS encoding cold-shock protein yields the protein MSTITGNVKFFNEAKGFGFITREGGADVFVHYSSIQGSGFKTLAEGQEVEFTVTQGQKGPQAENVIGL from the coding sequence ATGTCTACAATTACCGGCAACGTTAAGTTCTTCAACGAAGCAAAAGGTTTTGGTTTTATCACTCGTGAAGGCGGCGCAGACGTCTTTGTTCACTACAGCTCTATTCAGGGTAGCGGTTTCAAAACTCTGGCCGAAGGCCAGGAAGTTGAGTTCACCGTGACCCAGGGCCAGAAAGGCCCGCAGGCAGAGAACGTTATTGGCCTGTAA
- a CDS encoding PBPRA1643 family SWIM/SEC-C metal-binding motif protein, protein MSDKFFFKGRQDARQHHTAYGGFQTNASQKSGSRKYPLTLVVTSEARKQEVEAQVARAKLHATIFVDTREGAVESINELTAILNKGGTVTTAKSPSRNDLCNCGSGLKFKKCCG, encoded by the coding sequence ATGTCAGATAAATTTTTCTTCAAGGGTCGGCAGGACGCCCGCCAGCACCACACCGCTTACGGCGGCTTTCAGACCAACGCCAGCCAAAAGAGTGGCAGCCGGAAGTATCCGCTAACGCTGGTGGTTACGAGTGAAGCGCGCAAGCAGGAGGTTGAGGCCCAGGTGGCCAGGGCGAAGCTGCACGCGACTATTTTCGTTGATACCCGCGAGGGCGCCGTTGAATCCATCAACGAGCTCACCGCTATCCTGAATAAAGGAGGGACGGTCACCACGGCAAAATCGCCCTCCCGTAACGACCTCTGCAACTGCGGTAGTGGACTCAAATTCAAGAAGTGCTGTGGCTGA
- a CDS encoding DUF3010 family protein: MIVCGVELTGSDAVVCLLNMDRGQFNLPECKVRKLSLPKNHSREDLKRFQAAFAELMAEYGVTRVAIKERMPKGKFAGGAISFKMEAAIQLITGIDLTVTLLPPALIKSTLAANPLPIAFADTGLKAFQETAFTAAYVGQLHGCGT; the protein is encoded by the coding sequence ATGATTGTTTGCGGAGTTGAGCTGACGGGCAGCGATGCGGTGGTGTGTTTGCTGAATATGGACAGGGGGCAGTTCAACCTGCCGGAATGCAAGGTGCGCAAACTGTCCCTGCCGAAAAACCACAGCCGTGAAGATCTGAAGCGGTTCCAGGCGGCCTTTGCGGAGCTAATGGCCGAGTACGGGGTCACCCGTGTCGCGATCAAAGAGCGGATGCCAAAAGGCAAATTTGCCGGCGGTGCCATCAGCTTTAAAATGGAAGCGGCCATTCAACTGATCACCGGCATTGATTTGACGGTGACCCTGCTGCCGCCGGCACTGATCAAGTCCACCCTGGCCGCCAACCCGCTGCCCATTGCGTTTGCCGACACGGGTTTAAAGGCTTTCCAGGAGACGGCTTTTACCGCAGCCTATGTAGGGCAGCTTCACGGTTGCGGCACCTGA